The genomic interval CCCTGCACATAGCGCAGATGTCTTGTATTATATAATAACAGTAAAGATTCTTTGATACTTTGTTTTTTCAAACTTCATTCTACaattctatttaataataaaatattatgtttaattaataaaaaaaaaatttgaaaataaaatatatatctaattattaagtgagactaagaaTTATTGGTACTCAAGCTATAGTTAcccaaataataaaaatttggtATGTGCTTAGAGTCTCTTTGAGTGTTGATGAGTGATCACATCTTTTACTCAAAATAATGATACCATTGGGATTTGAGTACCACGTCAAATCTGATGGAACCGAACTGACGTCGTATCGTATGTAAAACGAATCATCACACATGGTAACACCACCAAAATGGACAAAGTCATTGGTTTTACTGCAACTCAGGTATCTCACACTGCACCACTCCTGAGTGCTCatcttttctctctctaaatTTTAATAAACCGAAAAAAGCTTTAAAAGGAGACTTTCTAGTTTGTTTAATCACGGACAGTACGTCCCAGATTCCGAGCGAGCACAAAACATCAGAACATTGCTCATTCTTCGCCACACAACACCTTTCTGTGCTTCATTATACCCTCTTCCCAATATACCCTTTCTCGAAACTTCCAAACCCTAATAAAAACCCCTCGCTCCCTTCGCCCTCCTCCTGCGGCAGGACATGCAGAGTCACGGGTCGGGTCATGGGCCGGGTCACCAGACTTACGGTGGTGACAGGAGGATAGAGGTTGTGAGCGGTAGAAGCCACGGTTGGAGTGGTAGTCGGTCGCCAAATTCTACTCAGGTGAGTGAAAAGCCTTGGAGATTCAGCGATCCAGAAGCGAAGAGGAAGAAAAGGATAGCGAAATACAAGGTTTACGGCGTGGAAGGGAAGGTTAAGGCTACGCTCAAAGAAGGACTACGATGGATCAAGAAAAAGTGCTCTCAGATCGCCCATGGCTACTAATACAGCAACTTGTTGTCACGTCAAGTGCTGATGTGGCAATATGTGAGCGTGGAGATTGCAGTTCTCACTTCTCACCCTCACATGCAAAGGTTCTTCCTCTGGATTCTTTGTCCTTCTCAAACCACTTCAAAGTAGGAATCTCTTATGCATTGATAGAGGATTATGTTGTTGCTTGTATGGGTGTAACCTGGAATTAGAGCCATTACCAGCTATATTTTCCAAATCCCAAATTTGATGTAAAAGGTATTCGTTCTATGTTTATGAACTGTCATTTACTTATGAGAAAGATACATATGAAGCCCAATATGTACTGctaatttttgttatttcatTGAAATGAACAAGAGGAGAAAGAAACTGAtgtcaagaaaaagaaaagaaaacttttgAGAAAGTCATGATAAACTAAACACTCCACCTAAAATATACTTATCAGATGCTTCTtctaataaataagaaaaaggatatttaaataaaaattaatttttagagaaaaattagttgttataataattaaattatagaccgatattaaaaaaaattgatttttaaattaagttttattaaatatttttaaattagtgtttaattagtaatgttttttttattaaatttagaatttaaataattggtagtaaAATTTTTGATGACTAATTAGACACAACTTTAAacaccatttaacaataatataaattaatttaaaaataaaataaaataaaattaaaatagtctctaatttaatcattataataattaattattttttatttataaaaattatttctttttcatgattttcttgtagtgttacaACTTgtgattaatttaaatttaaatataaaaatataaatttataattaaataatataaaaaaatattaaaataaaaaagttataatgcgataaaaaaaatttgttaatatatcattattcaataaataataaataatgtatgTTGTGAGTATAAAGaatttacatatattatttaactattatcacttgaaattattttatttatttatttattttgctcAGCACTTCAAATTATATTAGTATCCACttttaattagtttataaaaagaTTATATTAAGAGAGGATATAAATTAAATTGGAAAATTTCCACTGAAAGTAAGAGAAGGAAATTAGTTTTTTGGTTTTAATTATTCTGAATGTAAAAAAAGGTTATATgacattaaaatataaaattttatagttAGGTGATGTAAAGACTTAAATTGCTAAACTTTgttttgtcttctcttattttctGGAATCCTATCTATAATTGTTCATCAGAGATTTTATTTTCTAGTATAAGTCCTTGATTTCTGattttattacattaattattttgttgatTTTATCAATTATTACCTTAATTATTCTCTAGGGGAAGTTATACTTTGGATTAGGTTATGCGATTGttcatatttgttttattaattaatttttaacagtaaataaatttatttgattatgagatattattgagggtttttttattgtatatgattattttttcacaataatcttatattttcttttatgaacATGACAAAGGGAAAATCAAATATGTAGGACCTATGAATACGTATCCTTATTAGAGATATTATAATATAACATGTCAGTACACAATCCTCCATGTTTTGACTGATAAGATTAGAGACACCAAAATAAGACCTACCAGAACACAATCCTCATATCTTTAACAATAAgactatatatataaagatatatcaaaataaaactcaTCGGTGCATAATTATTCGATCTTTAGGgagaaaaaattgttttgaaatttGAGAACCAGTGAACAAAACTCTTCCCAtagtaaaagttatttttattttagaatattaattattttcaataataataGAGACACAATGAATAATTAACACCAACTGATATTACTGaaatttgtattatttaaaattgaaagaTGAAAGAAATATCAATATCCACTCAATTATCATAGTGGAATAGAAGATGAATTACACAGTTTTGAAACCATGTGCTTGTTAAACTTTGGAAAATGTTTTACAAAGTTTTACGGTAGGTCAAAATATTATAGGTAAGAGACGCCCTTTTAAGTCAAATCGATTGAAATAAGAGCTAGCACTAAGCGATGAGACTATCTagaaatctaaaaaaaaatctataagtACACGGTCTTCAACATCTTGAAATCTCAAAACAAAATCTATAAGTACACGGTCTTCCAATCTTGAGTTATAAGATCATTAATTTAGAGATATTCAAATACGATCtattagtatatttttttaaaaattattagtttttttttaattttgattgaaTATTTAAAAGGGAAGAAGGAAACAAAGGAATTAGAAAAATTCCAATTTTTACAGGAAGTGTTGAATTAagattttgaaaacattttaagaAACTTGATCTATATTAATACATAATTTTTAGTTTCGGAAAATTTGACTGGAAACAAACTTAAATACATTTCTGAGTGAATATAAGAAACGAACAACTATAAAgagcaaaaaaaaaagataataacaaaaaaatgtaGTATTCTTACTAGGAAGCTTTAACGGGAACACAAATAATTTCCTTTCAGCGCAATGTTCTTCATTCATCTCCTTATTTGgaatttctttctgcacccctacatttttcttcctgcactcctacatttttcttcctgcacccctacatttttttaaataccgAAATTACCCTTTCACAGTTTTATGTGATTCTGGAATAGGGGTTTCGTAAACAAAAAGTGTTTCCAAAATAGGGATTCTGTAAGCAAAGAATATTTTTggaatagaaaaattaaaagacaaaaaataatttcgtAATATCCTTTctagaatatatatttttttaattttcggATTGGTAAATCCAGAATTAATAAATTGTGTTATGAGAAATATGTTCCGTAAATATTTCAGAAAGAACaatctggaagtcatttttaaaagggGTAAAACAGTCTTTTACGAAAATGATGAGATGTTGGAAGAAATTTGTtagggtgtaggaagaaacaacCAAAAAATAATCTCATATTAGATCCATGTTTTAGGCGAGCTAATCCAGTTCAATTACTTTATGGAGACCTTACACAAATATCAAAGGTCCATTAAAATTAATTGGATATACAATCAAACATACTCcactaacaatttttttatgttttttttatcaacaatgaataaatataattaaaagagACATTTCAATAATGTTTCAACCCTTACACAATAAAAGAGCAAGACCAATTAGCCCTTCACCTGATCTATATAGAATCCAGTTAATTAGACTATATAGTcaaaaacaaaacaacaggAAAGAAGCATGTAGAAGTCTAAAATACAACTAGTCAAATCTAGTGACAAGTACCAGATATACACAACATCCTTCCAAGAAAAGAGAGATGATATATTGACAACATGCTCCACTATACAACCTCTActtgataatataaaaaagggtatttttgtcattCATACAATGAAATTATAAGTGAAGAAAGAGAGTTGTATACTGGAGTAAGGTTGTTAATGtatcatttttcaaaagaaaaacttCATTTTAACTATCGAAAGGCCTTAGTCTAATCCTTTTGCAAGTAACATAAGAGAAATCATTTGCTTTCCTTAAGTTTTCTCACCACATTACCAACGCAACCCCAGGGCACCCTTTATAGATAGGATAAAGAGCATCACACATGTTGACATATTTCACTTACCTGCACAAGAGATTCACCTCGCTCTATTACCCAATCTACGACCATTCCTTTCTTCACTATTCAAGGCTTTTTTTTCAACATTTTGTTTCATTCTATACCAACCGAGTAACAATGTACTCTTCAAGGCCATCTGATGACTTGCAACCATTAATCTGCAGAGAAAATCACAACAAACCTTCTAGTTGTGGAAAATAGTCACATAAGATTCACATAACTCATTTTTTCAGATATTTCATACAAATCATGGGTTTCATGCACTAGTTCGAATATGTAAAGTTTGTCAACCTTTCCTTAACTGTAATCCATGGCCAAAATTTTCTTTGTGCCACAGTGAAAAGCTCTATATGATTTACTCTCCCATTCTTAAAAACACACATGATTCTATGTTTTCATATTTCTCCTATAATTGCTACCTAGACATCCCTCCACATTCTATTAATCACTCCCTTCATACTTGTTTCTCAAACATCACGAAATGCATCTTTGCATCATAATGGTTGACCGATAATACTCCCAGTCACGCAAAACACAAACCCCATATTCTCCAAGTTACCTTACACTTGAAGAAAAGATTATTTATCGTCTCTTCTTCCTCACCGAACATGATACAAAGGTTGCCACATCTCAAGAGCTTATCCTTAGTGGCTATTCTGTTATGTAACACCCTCCAGGTTGTAACATTCGTAGAAGGCAAAGTCTTTAGCTTCCAAAATCTTACAAATAGTGCTCCCTCTTCAACTTGTTCTTCTAACTTTAGGGAATTATATCTTGATTTCACAGTGAACTTCGTTGTATCTACATTCCTCAAAGTCCTTTTGTCATCTGTTCCTTCTCCCTTCGCCATTAACCTCTTGTTCTCCAAACACTACATCAATTGTTCAACTTGTCTTGCTTCCCACACGAAGAGTCTCATTCTCCACCCgagcttccacactcatctattGTTATTTCATTCTCCAACTTGTCACAAGTTACGTTCAATATCTGAAGAAATCAAGAATAACCTAAGAAATTATGCATTAAATTTTCATTATCCACCCACATATCTTCCCAGAATCTAATTTTTTTCCCATCAACTATAAAAATATTGTTagtttcttatatatacatagtttatatattttttatttttcaattttggtattttaaataaaatatatatatgtaaaaaatacatgtttcagtttctcttattttgtaggtttatttttgttttcttttctacaTGGGAGTAAAGGTGTGAAAGAGCACAAATTTGAAGTTTTGACATCTTCGCTGACACGTGATGAAAGAAGGAGAAAGCCACATATGCTTCCATGATGGAAAAACCAAAATAACCTTACTTTTTCTATGCATGACTTTTACCATTCAAGGTGTAGATTTAACCTTCATAAGTAATGTGGTGCTTGTCTAAGTGGTGGAGTGATAGTTTGTTGACAAGAGAGCTTGTTAATTAAAGTGAAGTTAGACATGAAGAAATAAGGAAAAGTTTggttatattatataatagattatattataatataataataaataatgttaaaattaaaataatattaaatattaaataataaataattttatataataaaaatatttaataacattattaataaaaataaaattataataaaaaaaatatttttttcttacttaaGTTGCAACTCGCTAacctaaataaattaaaagtttatttaaatGACATTTAGAAAACATTGTAAGATGAAAGAAGATGAGAATTTGATGATGATTAAGTGgtctcataattttttttatatcaatctACATTGTTTTCCATAAAAGTTAATTTCACTTAATCACACACGAAAGAAAGAAACAAGCAAACTTCCCTTCATTCACTTTCCTATGATATCATAAATTTCTTCATCCTCTCTACCATTAACCATGCCATCTTAATATTGATCCTATATTTAGATTTATTCGAATGCCATAATCACCAACCCAGTGACCTTTGATTTCGCTCCACGTAAAGACGATCCACGGTATCCATACGCTGCAGCCTCATTTCTTGGTAGAACTGAGTAATGAAATCCTCAGCCTTGGAATCGATCATCTCATCCCCGTCTCCATCAACTTGCTCCTCGTCCTCCTCCATGATCACCTCTTGCTTCTCATTCTCCTCATCACTTTGAACCAGCTCGTTCAACCCCACAGCCGAAGCGTAACGGCTACTGGGTGGGGAAGGTGAGTAAGGCTCTTCCTCCGCCACAAAATCAGAAACGTTGCCACCGCAGTCCTTCGCCGGCGACTTGGGCGAATAAAAAACGGCGGCGGAGTCAGAAACGGAGCGTGGGGTTTGGTTGCTTTGAAGGTGCAATGGCCTCATGGAGCCCACAATCTTTCTCCACCTGCACTTGGACCCATCGTCGATTTGACCAACCTGGTGAATCGCCTTTGGCTTTCGGGAACGTCCTCGCATGACGAGGAGCGCCACCCTGAGAAAGCGCATGCCACCGCTCATCTTCTTGACCTTGAGGGGTTTTGGTTGGTCAGTCTCAAGAGGGTACATTTTTATGTCGGGGATGTTGATGATGGAACATTCATGATCATGATGACCTTGTTTTTCCATAAATTGATGTAAGGAGGAGGACGGAGGAGATTGAGGAAGGAGTTGTAGATGATATTCTCACCCCTGAGGGGAGATTTGAACGGTGAAAGCACTGAGGAAAAACGTTGTGAGGAGGAAGTTTATATATGAGCAAGATAGAAACGGAAAAGGAGGGCCAGCGGCGCAGTGTTGTGCATTGGTGTAAGGTCGCCATTGTCGACTTTTATTTTTAGAGCAATTCTTGTTTATCTTTCAAGGCTTTGTAAATTGTATGGTGTGCATGATTTCCAAAGTTAATTGATCAAAATAACcttcttttattattatcattggTTAAATATTCTCTGTTCGTTTTCCCGGTTCTCAGTATacgatttatcattttttcaaaCAATAACTTTtgctcatttatttatttatggttgATGATATTTTCACATTTGTTCCAGCTTatactaaaacaaaatattaatatttataataaaaaaatcttggGTAAAGGGTGGTGGaggttgtaaaaaaaatatttttgtttatttatagttatatttattaattttttaaaaaaaaactatagatTAACTTGATAGTTACACATATGTTGTGAGgagataaattcattttttattcttatcaTTTTCAGAAACATATTTTTGAGAAATACTTACCATACCACGAATAAGATTAATTTATTACACGGTGACTTTGCggtaaaataatgaaaaatatcaatttaaagaTAATTTAATGGTCTCCATCTTTAAAAAGAAATATggattttgaatttaaaactttaatattttaaataatatatatatatatatatatatatatatataaaggcaCTATTTGAAATATCtatgataataattttattgatagATGGAAGAAGATAGGAAtcttaaatatgtaaaaaaataggTTTTATGTAATAGATGGACAATTTGATTATGTTTAAAAGTGTTCTTCACCTACTAGTATCTAGGGTTTGATTAAACTTTTTAATTAGTGGTCTATAATGTTTTGTTTGAATTAGAGAGTGAATTTGAGAGAGAGGATTTGAAGGGAAGTTGTGAAGAAAGCGATGCGTTtgaattaagataaatataGGAAAAAGTGTAGAGAAAGTGTAGGGAAAGTTCATGAATGATGTGATaggtataattaaaattgtattttttaaattgataaaaatataagtttacaaaattaaccttatatttaaaaactgttaaaaaaataatttaatttctttacctataaattataattatttttaattaaaatattattttagtgattgaaatattattttgggTAATATATTAGaactatttgataaaaaaaaatatttaaatatttataattataaatatttgataattttttataaataaaattattatttttatctttattttttcatattaaatatttttatttttatctttatttttttataatgaatctaattattacataattttattttttattaaaaaattatttcttattattattaataattataatttatagtaattattaattattatatatttttctgatataaatttatttaacatttaatatttttattttaaatattattatattatatttaattatgtaattttattttaaataaaaataaatagtaatttaagtttaaaataaaagaataatagaataaattataaatatttattatatatatatatatatgtatttttctTCACCTTCCTTCGCAAATctggaaagaaaaattgaaacaaaaaagtGTTCTCGAATTACGTGTTATTCTCAATATTTTTGCTTGGTTTTTGTGCTTTACCTTATCAAGTACATCCTGTCTTTCTTTCTTATGAAACAACCAGATCCTAACCCCTTGTTTGCTTCTATGGATGTACTATTCACAAGCAAAGAAGTGATGGGATATCAGTTATTTGGATTTGTGGTTGTGTGGGAAAAGAGGGAAAGGATATACCTGTGAATAGTAAATATCCTCTCCTCTCAAAATGAAGAGGTGTAGAGGGAAAGGCATGCCAACATCccttatttctaaatttatccTCATTTAAATGTGTTACCATGCTTCATTTGaatgtattagtattttaaaaaaaatattgtacaatgtttaatatatatatatatatatatatatatatatatatatgtgtgtgtgtgtaatatttaaaatgaagaaacaaattatcataaattttaagaaagttttaagtttgtttattattttctaaaatataaattatgtaaataatgataaaccagtgtaaaaaaaatagttaaataaaatcttccatttatatattagttattagagTAAATCAGGTTATACCTATATTTTAAGTTctaataagatattttattaaatgtggttggatttagttttgtttaaagaaaagaatatacTATTTCTAATTAATATTGAAAACATTACTTGGGTTGGATCATGGGCATCACCAAtactaaacatttttcattttattttatccttattttttattatatttttttatgaaatcctTTTCTATGGTTAATTAAGTTGTATTTTTGTTGTCGTAGTATTTTTTAGATTGCTTTATTGtgaggttttttaatattaaaaaatagtaattttctatttatataaaatgtgatttattttctaattttatggtatatgtttaatatttaaagaaattatttgaagctatgtttttatttaatttattgttgtgtttatattaatatatttctatgtatagttattatgtttatgagttataatttatttattatgatttttt from Phaseolus vulgaris cultivar G19833 chromosome 1, P. vulgaris v2.0, whole genome shotgun sequence carries:
- the LOC137816237 gene encoding uncharacterized protein, with the protein product MEKQGHHDHECSIINIPDIKMYPLETDQPKPLKVKKMSGGMRFLRVALLVMRGRSRKPKAIHQVGQIDDGSKCRWRKIVGSMRPLHLQSNQTPRSVSDSAAVFYSPKSPAKDCGGNVSDFVAEEEPYSPSPPSSRYASAVGLNELVQSDEENEKQEVIMEEDEEQVDGDGDEMIDSKAEDFITQFYQEMRLQRMDTVDRLYVERNQRSLGW